CAGCCTGGCGGGGAAATCCTTCGGGGATGAATTCTCCCTCAATCTGAGATTGGTTTATCGCGTTTCTGCCATGGCCAAGAATCGGCTGATTGTTCCACTGCAGGGTGATGGCTTCAGCCGTGATTCGCTGTTCAAGTTCTTGTAGTAACTCCAGGTTGTCATTGACCACGGTGGCGGCGTAAATGGTGCCGATGATTCTTCCGGATGACAGGGCGGTAATTTTTTCCTGCTGCTGGAGGAGCACCGTGCCGGTTCCAGGGCAGTATGCCAGCGCAGACGGATTGGTCGTTAGCGTGTGCTGGAGCTGCGGTGACGCAAAAAAGGGCGATGTGACGTCAATCATTGCGCCGTCGTTCAGCTTCAGACACAGTAGGTCGAGCGCTCCGCCGGGGTCCCGTTCATAAAAAGCCATCAGGCTGTTGGTGATGGCTTGGTGGCTGGCCACAGGGGTCGACGCTGAATAGTGTTTGGCCACGATCTGCGAGGCATTTTTTAATGCCGTATCCAGTGTTTTCAGGCGCTGTTCTAGTACCGCCTCAACCATGCGCTGATTGTGATGGGCGTTTTTGCGGATTTCGACGACAACTGTTTTGCGATTGTCCAGATAGCTGTAGCCGGAGAGTAGAACTATAAACAGCACCGCAAACAAAAAGGCGATGGCCATCAGGTACGTGGTCATCTTCAGTGGACGGGGGCGAAGGATGAAAAACGGGTTCATTGCGCCTCCGAGTAGCGAAACGCCTGTTTCCTGAGATCCTCAATCTGACACAAATTTGCGGCGCTGAGAAGTTTCATCGTTCCACAGAATAGTCGAGGAATCTGCTGCTGTCGATCTTCGAGCACAAATTTGACCGCTTCTGCAATCGAAACGCCGCTGTCGTCGTTCATGCGCATTACTGTTGCGGCAAGGTCGCCTTGTTGCAGTGCTTCGAGTTCCTTTTCGCCGCCTCCCCAGCCATTGATGGCGATGGCGTCTTTTCGGCCCAGATCTTTTAGCGCTCGACTGGTGTTTAACGCAATATCGGTTGTGGTGCAAAAAATGAAATCCACTTGGTTGTAGCTGTTAACGATGTCGCTGGCGGCCCGGTAGATTTTGTCCGGAGTCTGATCGGTAAAAAACTCCACCAGAGGCGGCGGGGCCTGACGATCGATCGCGATTTGATGAAACCCTTGTGTTCTGAGCTGGCTGACCTGGCCGTTGGTGCCGCAGATAATGGCATAACGTGCGTCATTGCCGTATGTGTCAAATAGATGGGTTGCCAGCATACGAGACCCTTCTTCATGGTCGAAGCCGGTGTACAGCAGTGGCGGGTAGTCCTGCCACTGGGTGTTGGGGATGGTCTGGTTCGGGACAATGATTTTCGGTGTGCCACGATAAAGAACGCGGCCGAGCAACTTTCTAATGCGAGAGGAATCAATGTTGATCACCAGAAAATCCGGTTTAAGCTGCAATGCTTTGGCAAGTTGCTGTTCCTGAAGTCGGGTTTGATGCGCTTGACTTGAAAAATGGGTCCATTTATAGCGAATGTTCAATTCTTCAAGGCGTGCCGTCATGCTGACCAAGTTGCGTCGCCAGTAACTGGACGCTTGTTGGTCAGGATAAATCGTGACGATTTTTACCGGCCTATGGAGGCCGCCCTGGAAAGTGACCGGAGCGGTTGCGACGCTTTGTGAGAACGCCAAAGCGTCTGCTGCGTGGACTGTACATCTGAGATTGCACAGCAGCATCAGCATCAGCATTGTTTTTATGGCAGGGAGTCTTCGGTACATCCACCGGATTGTAGCTTGACCAATAAAGAAAAAAAAGAGAAAAAGAGTTATAGATAAGGAGGGCCTATTTAATGAATCTATATTTGTATGGCAAACAATCCACCGTGGGGCCGATCAAAATACCGGCCCACGGTGAATTGTGCTGGGGTTATTTCTTCTCCTGCCCGGCGCGCAGGAATTTCAGATAATCAGCCATCTCCTGTAGGTTCTTTGCCTGGGTCCAGCGGCCATCGGCAAACACGCCGTAGTCGACACCACCCATAGCCGTGGCAAAACGGACCGAGTTGCCGTAGAAAAGCCACTGCTCAATCCATTTCATTTCGATCGCTTCATCAAACGGGTTGGCACCCTGAGGAAGGCCTTGGGCAAGACCTTCTTCCCAGGCGGTGCTGAGGACCTTGGTGGCCTGCAATGTCATGTAGTTTGACGTTTCAATGGAGCGATCCAGACGGGCAAAGTGACCATCCACCCATTGCTGTGCATGGCAGCCAGAGCAGACGTTTTTCATGTTGGTGGTGCGCACCGCCATCTCGTCAGCAGAGATCAGGGCAGATGTCACCGGTTCGCCGGTCAGCTCAGTCGGCAGAGTCAGGCCACCTTGATTAACAATAGTGGTTGTGTCAGCGTTGATGGGGTGCGGATGCGCATAAGGCAGACCGAAAATACGCCACGGCAACCGGTCGGTCATCCGGTGGGAGCGTTTGGCGAGAATTTCGCCATCGCTGTTGACCAGCTCACTGACATGGCAGGCCGCGCAGGTCGGCGCGGTGAAATCTTTGCCAACGGTCCAAGGCACGGCTTTATA
The window above is part of the Desulfuromonas acetoxidans DSM 684 genome. Proteins encoded here:
- a CDS encoding substrate-binding domain-containing protein is translated as MAFSQSVATAPVTFQGGLHRPVKIVTIYPDQQASSYWRRNLVSMTARLEELNIRYKWTHFSSQAHQTRLQEQQLAKALQLKPDFLVINIDSSRIRKLLGRVLYRGTPKIIVPNQTIPNTQWQDYPPLLYTGFDHEEGSRMLATHLFDTYGNDARYAIICGTNGQVSQLRTQGFHQIAIDRQAPPPLVEFFTDQTPDKIYRAASDIVNSYNQVDFIFCTTTDIALNTSRALKDLGRKDAIAINGWGGGEKELEALQQGDLAATVMRMNDDSGVSIAEAVKFVLEDRQQQIPRLFCGTMKLLSAANLCQIEDLRKQAFRYSEAQ